A region of Anaerosalibacter sp. Marseille-P3206 DNA encodes the following proteins:
- a CDS encoding TetR/AcrR family transcriptional regulator, producing MPKIVDYEQRKQEIIESAREVFAKRGYYNTNLSDISKSCGMGRTTIYQYFKNKDEIFYYTVGDTLADIHEKVEIIVEDDNLSFIEKLKQLVFELASEYEHNYIFVLLAEIWIIVKRENNEIQKSIKEHTEKLKMSIKKLIMEGIEAKEIKPIDSESMADTIYSFIESFTFQMLSSNNKDIQGRIDSVNTLIDGLKA from the coding sequence TTGCCCAAAATAGTTGATTATGAACAAAGAAAGCAAGAAATTATAGAAAGTGCTAGAGAAGTGTTTGCAAAACGAGGATATTATAATACTAATCTATCAGACATATCAAAGAGTTGTGGGATGGGTAGAACAACTATTTATCAATATTTTAAAAATAAGGATGAAATTTTTTATTATACCGTAGGAGATACTTTAGCTGATATACATGAAAAAGTAGAAATTATTGTAGAAGATGATAATCTAAGTTTTATTGAAAAACTTAAACAATTAGTTTTTGAACTAGCTAGCGAATATGAACACAATTATATATTTGTACTGCTTGCAGAAATATGGATAATAGTAAAAAGGGAGAACAATGAAATACAGAAATCTATTAAGGAACATACGGAGAAGCTAAAAATGTCCATTAAAAAATTAATTATGGAAGGTATTGAAGCTAAAGAGATTAAACCTATTGACAGTGAAAGTATGGCAGATACTATATATTCTTTTATAGAATCTTTCACTTTTCAAATGTTATCTAGTAACAATAAGGATATTCAAGGTAGAATAGATTCTGTAAATACTTTGATTGATGGATTAAAAGCATAG
- a CDS encoding radical SAM protein encodes MASVKQVVSTALMNEGVKYIEKNPMENMPKLLNWAEKIVTRENHKRYLQKFKDIVEDKDNNWYQLMERYFSELSPSTRKKFLINYMINSGIVGIPIQDKMKKKYNCNIPWAILMDPTSACNLKCTGCWAAEYQKNDSMSYETLDRIIKEGKELGIYMYIFSGGEPLVRKDDLIKLAETHDDCSFLSFTNATLVDEAFAKKLGELGNFGLAISVEGFEKETDMRRGDGTYKKVMEAMDLLKKEGVVFGFSTCYHKYNTDVVGSEEYLDLLIEKGCMFGWYFTYIPIGKDAVTDLLATPEQREFMYHQLRKFRSEKPIFTLDFWNDGEYVNGCIAGGRNYLHINANGDVEPCAFIHYSNLNIKDVSLIEALQSPLFMQYKENQPFNENHLRPCPLLDNPEKLRMMVEKSDAYSTQPIDREEVEDLTAKTDAISKEWAKTAEKLWSESEKKKQQKEALQDA; translated from the coding sequence GTGGCAAGTGTAAAACAAGTTGTTAGCACTGCATTGATGAATGAAGGAGTAAAGTATATAGAAAAAAATCCAATGGAAAACATGCCTAAGCTTTTGAATTGGGCAGAAAAAATTGTAACAAGGGAGAATCATAAGAGATACTTACAAAAATTCAAAGACATTGTTGAAGATAAAGACAATAACTGGTATCAATTAATGGAGAGATACTTCTCTGAATTATCACCAAGTACTAGAAAGAAATTTTTAATTAATTATATGATTAACTCAGGTATTGTTGGTATTCCAATTCAAGACAAGATGAAGAAGAAATATAATTGTAATATACCTTGGGCGATATTAATGGACCCAACAAGTGCTTGTAATTTAAAATGTACTGGTTGTTGGGCAGCAGAATACCAAAAGAATGATTCGATGAGTTATGAAACTCTTGATAGAATAATAAAAGAAGGAAAAGAACTTGGAATATATATGTATATATTCTCTGGTGGAGAACCACTTGTAAGAAAAGATGATTTAATTAAACTTGCTGAAACTCATGATGATTGTTCTTTCTTGTCTTTTACAAATGCTACATTAGTTGATGAGGCATTTGCTAAAAAACTTGGTGAGCTTGGAAACTTTGGACTTGCAATAAGTGTTGAAGGATTTGAAAAAGAAACAGATATGAGAAGAGGCGACGGAACCTATAAAAAGGTAATGGAAGCGATGGATCTTCTTAAAAAAGAAGGAGTTGTATTTGGATTTTCAACTTGCTATCATAAATATAATACAGATGTAGTGGGTTCTGAAGAGTACTTAGATTTATTAATTGAAAAAGGATGTATGTTTGGTTGGTATTTCACTTATATACCAATAGGAAAAGATGCTGTAACAGATTTGTTAGCAACTCCAGAGCAACGTGAATTTATGTACCATCAACTTAGAAAATTCAGAAGCGAAAAACCTATATTTACATTAGATTTCTGGAATGATGGTGAATATGTAAATGGCTGTATTGCAGGAGGTAGAAATTACTTACACATAAATGCTAATGGTGATGTAGAACCATGTGCTTTTATTCACTATTCAAATTTAAATATAAAAGATGTAAGTTTAATCGAAGCATTACAATCTCCACTATTCATGCAATATAAAGAAAATCAACCATTTAATGAAAATCATTTAAGACCATGTCCATTACTGGATAATCCAGAAAAGTTAAGGATGATGGTTGAAAAATCAGATGCATATTCCACTCAACCTATAGATAGGGAAGAAGTAGAAGATTTGACTGCAAAGACTGACGCTATATCAAAAGAATGGGCTAAGACAGCAGAAAAATTATGGAGTGAATCAGAAAAGAAAAAACAACAAAAAGAAGCATTGCAAGATGCATAA
- a CDS encoding helix-turn-helix domain-containing protein, with protein sequence MNIGEKIRRLRNKNSLTQEELAERCELTKGFISQVERDLTSPSIATLVDILEGLGTNLKDFFNDVEDEKIVFSKEDAFETVNEDYKYTLKWVIPNAQKNLMEPILLEIEQGGRSKEDSPHEGEEFGYVISGSINIYIGSQVFKVRKGESFYFKANANHYVENAGKTIARIIWVSTPPSF encoded by the coding sequence ATGAATATTGGGGAGAAAATAAGAAGATTAAGAAACAAAAATTCTCTAACTCAAGAAGAGTTAGCAGAACGTTGTGAATTAACCAAAGGTTTTATTTCACAAGTAGAGAGAGATTTAACTTCTCCTTCAATTGCTACTTTGGTAGATATTTTAGAGGGACTTGGAACAAACTTAAAAGATTTTTTTAATGATGTAGAAGATGAAAAGATAGTTTTTTCTAAAGAAGATGCTTTTGAAACTGTAAATGAAGACTATAAATACACCTTAAAGTGGGTTATCCCAAATGCACAAAAGAATCTTATGGAGCCTATACTTTTAGAAATTGAACAGGGTGGAAGATCCAAAGAAGATTCACCCCATGAAGGAGAAGAATTTGGATATGTGATTTCGGGAAGTATAAATATATATATAGGAAGTCAAGTTTTTAAGGTGAGAAAAGGTGAGAGTTTTTATTTTAAGGCAAATGCTAATCATTATGTAGAAAATGCAGGAAAAACAATTGCAAGGATCATATGGGTGAGCACTCCACCAAGTTTTTAA